Proteins from one Pithys albifrons albifrons isolate INPA30051 chromosome 2, PitAlb_v1, whole genome shotgun sequence genomic window:
- the SEC23B gene encoding LOW QUALITY PROTEIN: protein transport protein Sec23B (The sequence of the model RefSeq protein was modified relative to this genomic sequence to represent the inferred CDS: deleted 1 base in 1 codon; substituted 4 bases at 4 genomic stop codons) has protein sequence MRQPLGEAGHISKHRGRITLFTGGPSTQGPGMVVGAELKTPIRSWHDIEKDNARFMKKATKHTETLANCTADNRHGIDIXACALGQTGLLEMKCCTNLTGGHMVMGHSFNTSLFKQTFQQVFNKGYSGEFQMTFGANLDVKTSRGLKIAEAIGPCISLNAKGPYVSENELGIGATSXWKICSLDPSTTLAIYFEVVNQHNALIRQGGREAVQFVTQYQHSSMEKRIRVTTVARNWAYAQSQVQHIEAVFDQEAAAVLMAQLGMYRDESEEGPDVLQWLDRPLFRVCQKFGQYNKEDPNSFRLSESFSLYPQFMFHLXCSSFLQVFNNSPGESSYYHHHFARQYLTQSLIMIQPILYAYSFHGPPEPVLLHSSSILPDRILLMDTLFQIVTYPGETIAXWHKAGYQDMPEYENFKHLLQAPLDDAQEILQTRFPMPSYIHSEHEGSQVLFLLSKMNPSQTHNNLYAWGQNRELQS, from the exons ATGCGGCAGCCgttgggagaagcag GGCACATTTCCAAACACAGGGGCAGAATAACGCTGTTTACAGGTGGACCATCAACACAAGGACCAGGCATGGTGGTAGGGGCTGAACTGAAAACACCCATCCGTTCTTGGCATGACATAGAGAAGGATAATGCAAGGTTCATGAAGAAGGCAACCAAA CA CACTGAGACGCTGGCTAATTGCACTGCAGACAACAGGCATGGCATAGACATCTAAGCCTGTGCCCTGGGCCAGACTGGGCTGTTAGAGATGAAGTGCTGTACAAACCTCACTGG AGGACACATGGTGATGGGA CACTCCTTCAACACTTCTCTCTTCAAACAGACCTTCCAGCAAGTATTTAACAAAGGGTACAGTGGTGAATTCCAGATGACTTTTGGTGCAAATTTGGATGTGAAG ACCTCTAGGGGGCTGAAAATTGCAGAAGCTATTGGACCATGCATATCACTGAATGCTAAAGGGCCATATGTCTCTGAAAAT GAGCTTGGAATTGGAGCAACATCTTAATGGAAAATCTGTAGCCTGGATCCCAGTACAACTCTGGCCATTTATTTTGAAGTGGTAAATCAG CACAATGCACTGATACGTCAGGGAGGTAGAGAGGCAGTGCAGTTTGTCACTCAGTATCAACACTCCAGTATGGAGAAGCGCATTCGTGTCACCACTGTAGCCAGAAA CTGGGCATATGCACAGAGTCAGGTCCAGCATATAGAAGCTGTGTTTGACcaggaagcagctgctgtgctgatggCACAACTGGGAATGTACAGAGATGAATCTGAGGAGGGACCAGATGTTCTGCAGTGGCTGGACAGACCACTT TTCAGGGTG TGCCAGAAATTTGGACAATACAACAAAGAAGATCCCAACTCCTTCAGATTGTCAGAATCATTTTCTTTGTATCCTCAG TTTATGTTTCATCTGTGATGCTCCTCATTCCTGCAGGTCTTCAATAACAGTCCAGGTGAATCTTCTTATTACCATCACCATTTTGCTAGGCAATATCTGACCCAGTCTCTCATTATGATCCAGCCCATCCTTTATGCTTATTCTTTTCATGGACCTCCTGAG CCAGTGCttttgcacagcagcagcattctTCCTGACAGAATCCTACTGATGGATACTTTATTTCAGATAGTTACCTACCCTGGTGAG ACTATTGCATAGTGGCACAAGGCTGGATACCAAGACATGCCTGAATATGAAAACTTCAAGCACCTACTGCAAGCCCCACTGGATGATGCTCAGGAAATCTTGCAGACCAGATTCCCAATGCCCAGTTACATCCACAGTGAACATGAGGGCAGTCAG GTCCTGTTCCTCTTGTCTAAAATGAACCCTTCTCAGACCCACAATAACCTCTATGCGTGGGGCCAA